A part of Terriglobus roseus genomic DNA contains:
- the dcd gene encoding dCTP deaminase: protein MSIKSDKWIREQATKHGMIEPFSEKQVSKGCISYGLSSYGYDLRVSNEFKIFTNVNSAIIDPKAFDERSFVTVEADSVIVPPNSFALARSIEYFRIPRDVLTICVGKSTYARCGIIVNVTPFEPEWEGYVTLEISNTTPLPAKVYANEGLCQILFFQSDEVCETSYADRSGKYQRQQGIVLPKL from the coding sequence ATGTCGATCAAGAGCGATAAGTGGATCCGGGAGCAGGCAACAAAGCATGGCATGATTGAGCCGTTCAGCGAGAAGCAGGTCAGCAAGGGCTGCATCTCTTACGGGCTCTCGTCCTATGGTTACGATCTGCGCGTGTCCAACGAATTCAAAATCTTCACCAACGTGAACAGCGCCATCATCGACCCCAAGGCGTTCGACGAGCGTTCTTTCGTCACGGTGGAAGCAGATAGCGTGATCGTTCCTCCCAACTCCTTTGCACTCGCCCGTTCCATTGAATACTTCCGCATCCCCCGCGATGTCCTCACAATCTGCGTCGGCAAGTCGACCTATGCTCGCTGCGGCATCATCGTGAACGTCACGCCGTTCGAACCGGAATGGGAAGGCTACGTCACCCTCGAAATCTCCAACACCACACCGCTTCCGGCAAAGGTCTATGCAAACGAAGGCCTCTGCCAGATTCTCTTCTTCCAGTCGGACGAAGTGTGTGAAACCAGCTACGCGGACCGTTCTGGAAAGTATCAGAGGCAGCAGGGAATTGTGCTGCCGAAACTGTGA
- a CDS encoding response regulator transcription factor, with protein MTTSGQSVSGRLRIGVVSSDALRIEGLRAILEETCDIVPMTAPETLRDNDLAMVLIDVPEDDLPALMSTLRRARPGLRLIVLGTRSDPGFIQKVVASGAKGYLLHTANQREITMAVEVVADGSIWAPRKVLASLIDTIAPTEGRAPEVRLTPREQEVIELLIAGRANREIAATLGVETKTVKSHVGRLLQKFGVPNRVALTVRALEMQIGREL; from the coding sequence GTGACTACGTCCGGCCAATCGGTGAGCGGTAGGCTGCGCATCGGTGTGGTCAGTAGCGATGCTTTGCGCATCGAAGGTCTTCGCGCCATCCTGGAAGAGACCTGCGACATCGTCCCCATGACAGCGCCGGAAACTCTTCGCGACAACGATCTGGCGATGGTGCTGATCGACGTCCCTGAAGATGATCTTCCGGCCCTCATGTCCACTCTCCGCCGCGCACGTCCCGGCCTGCGACTCATCGTCCTCGGCACACGCAGCGACCCCGGTTTCATTCAGAAGGTCGTCGCCAGCGGTGCCAAGGGCTATCTCCTGCACACCGCAAACCAGCGGGAAATCACCATGGCTGTTGAAGTCGTGGCCGATGGTTCCATCTGGGCGCCACGTAAAGTTCTTGCAAGTCTGATCGACACCATCGCGCCGACCGAAGGTCGAGCACCTGAGGTTCGCCTGACGCCGCGAGAACAGGAAGTCATTGAGCTGCTCATCGCTGGCCGTGCCAACCGCGAGATCGCGGCCACGCTCGGTGTTGAGACAAAAACCGTCAAAAGCCACGTGGGCCGACTCCTCCAGAAGTTCGGCGTGCCCAATCGTGTTGCGCTCACGGTCCGTGCGCTTGAAATGCAAATCGGTCGAGAACTCTAA
- a CDS encoding LysR family transcriptional regulator, which yields MDSDLELRHLRSFVAVAEELHFGRAAQKLYLAQPALSQQIRRMEEIVGSPLFTRTSRSVSLTSAGEVLLERAHRTLRNVRLDLEETRSIARGESGRLNVGFVGSSMLATLPAVFRQYRSAFPLVQIHLHESFTSRVASGLLDGTLDAGILRDSDPQPDLEVETLFTERYLAVLPSKHPRANQRTIHASVLRDEPFVFYSRVAGSVAFDKPLSLCGDAGFRPRVVQEASHWLSIVRLVAAGFGVSIAPACVATIAEKGVVYVPLRGATEVSNVELAFRKGEQRPIVQGFARMARTIGRTKA from the coding sequence ATGGATTCCGATCTGGAGTTGAGGCATCTTCGTTCCTTCGTAGCGGTTGCAGAGGAGCTGCACTTTGGTCGCGCGGCGCAGAAGCTCTACCTGGCGCAGCCTGCACTTTCTCAGCAGATCCGGCGCATGGAAGAGATTGTGGGATCGCCTCTTTTTACGCGCACTTCTCGCTCTGTGTCACTTACCTCAGCGGGTGAGGTTTTGCTGGAGCGTGCGCATCGCACGCTTCGCAATGTGCGGCTTGATCTTGAGGAGACACGCAGCATTGCTCGCGGTGAAAGTGGGCGATTGAATGTTGGGTTCGTCGGGTCCAGCATGTTGGCTACGTTGCCTGCTGTGTTTCGGCAATATCGTTCTGCTTTTCCGCTTGTGCAGATTCATCTGCATGAATCGTTCACATCGCGCGTTGCCAGTGGGCTTCTGGATGGCACGCTGGATGCCGGTATTCTGCGGGACAGTGATCCGCAGCCGGATCTGGAAGTTGAGACGTTGTTTACAGAGCGCTACCTTGCCGTGCTTCCGAGTAAGCACCCACGTGCGAATCAGCGGACGATTCATGCTTCGGTGCTGCGTGATGAGCCTTTCGTGTTTTACTCGCGCGTGGCAGGCAGTGTGGCTTTTGATAAGCCGCTATCGCTTTGCGGTGATGCCGGATTTCGGCCTCGTGTGGTGCAGGAGGCATCGCACTGGCTCAGCATTGTGCGGTTGGTGGCAGCGGGTTTTGGTGTCTCCATTGCACCGGCCTGCGTGGCGACCATCGCAGAGAAAGGTGTGGTGTATGTTCCGTTGCGCGGCGCTACCGAGGTTAGCAATGTAGAGCTTGCGTTTCGCAAGGGTGAGCAGCGGCCGATTGTGCAGGGATTTGCGCGCATGGCTCGCACCATTGGTCGGACGAAGGCTTAG
- a CDS encoding lipid-binding SYLF domain-containing protein yields the protein MVVAVTIPAMAADKAKLDERLTDSQNIINEIMATPDKAIPSSILGGASCVVVIPAYKKGAFIVGAQYGQGVATCRTGHGWSAPVFVQLTGGSVGFQIGGQSTDLVLVAMNQNGLQHMLANKFKIGADAAAAAGPVGRNAQAGTDWKLNAEFLTYSRSKGLFAGINLDGTVLSQNIDDTREFYGTATPFKTILNGNIPTPPDARPFVGTVAKYFIATHNK from the coding sequence ATGGTGGTTGCCGTAACCATTCCGGCCATGGCTGCCGATAAGGCAAAGCTTGATGAACGTCTAACCGACTCCCAGAACATCATCAACGAGATTATGGCGACGCCGGATAAGGCTATCCCGTCATCCATCCTCGGCGGCGCTTCATGCGTTGTGGTGATTCCTGCCTACAAGAAGGGCGCATTCATCGTGGGCGCTCAGTATGGTCAGGGCGTAGCCACGTGCCGTACCGGCCACGGTTGGAGCGCACCGGTCTTCGTGCAGCTCACCGGCGGCAGCGTGGGCTTCCAGATTGGCGGTCAATCGACTGACCTGGTGCTCGTCGCCATGAACCAGAATGGCCTTCAGCACATGCTGGCGAACAAGTTCAAGATCGGCGCGGATGCCGCTGCAGCTGCCGGCCCGGTAGGCCGCAACGCACAGGCGGGAACCGACTGGAAGCTGAACGCGGAGTTCCTCACCTATTCGCGTTCCAAAGGCCTCTTCGCAGGTATCAACCTTGACGGCACGGTTCTGTCGCAGAACATCGATGACACCCGCGAGTTTTACGGCACGGCGACCCCGTTCAAGACCATTCTGAACGGCAACATCCCCACGCCGCCGGACGCACGTCCGTTCGTCGGAACCGTGGCGAAGTACTTCATCGCCACGCACAATAAGTAG
- a CDS encoding GNAT family N-acetyltransferase: protein MTDLTLRPMKSQSDANAFRALNEAWITKLFRLEEKDRTTLNDPYNTILAKGGQVYVAELDGRIVGTAAWVRYAEGIYELSKMAVDSTVRGQGIGRKLLLYMIDQARSLGARTVFLGSSKKLQNAVHLYEAVGFHHVPPSELPEMKYDRADVFMKMEMAPLSGA, encoded by the coding sequence ATGACAGACCTAACCCTGCGCCCAATGAAATCACAGTCGGATGCCAACGCATTCCGCGCCTTGAACGAGGCATGGATCACAAAACTGTTTCGTCTGGAAGAGAAGGATCGCACCACACTCAACGACCCGTACAACACCATTCTCGCCAAAGGCGGCCAGGTGTATGTCGCGGAGCTGGACGGACGCATCGTCGGAACAGCCGCATGGGTTCGTTATGCCGAAGGCATCTACGAACTCTCAAAGATGGCGGTGGATAGCACGGTCCGCGGGCAGGGCATCGGCAGAAAGTTATTGCTTTACATGATCGACCAGGCACGCTCTTTGGGCGCCCGTACCGTGTTTCTCGGCAGCAGCAAGAAGCTGCAGAATGCCGTGCACCTCTACGAAGCCGTGGGCTTCCACCACGTCCCTCCGTCTGAGCTGCCGGAGATGAAGTACGATCGCGCCGACGTCTTTATGAAGATGGAGATGGCGCCACTTTCCGGCGCTTAA
- a CDS encoding VTT domain-containing protein: protein MPIAVAFFEHYAYSILFLWVLVEQLGIPVPSVPLLVAAGTLTATHRIHAVPVMASILLACLFADSLWYYLGVRYGGRVVKLVCRMSLEASTCVKKTESSFSRHGATTLLFAKFIPGLSTVAPPIAGQTGMPYARFLAYDLVGSAIWASAYVFGGRFFGDFAEKHAMLVHLSTRFGLLIFVLVVLGFIARRIWSQRQFLRDLQNSAITATELKNLMTMAESGDARQPFIVDLRHPLDYLPDPRVLPGALRISPTELEKHCHLLPRDTDVVLYCTCPNDETSATLAKRLQRLGVHRVRPLRGGFEGWRDADLPLVPYDEQKPREAAPELIEAAAAA, encoded by the coding sequence ATGCCTATCGCCGTCGCATTCTTCGAACACTATGCCTACAGCATCCTCTTTCTCTGGGTGCTGGTGGAGCAGCTTGGCATCCCCGTGCCATCGGTGCCTCTGCTCGTGGCGGCGGGGACCCTGACAGCGACACATCGCATTCATGCTGTACCGGTCATGGCGTCCATCCTGCTCGCCTGCCTGTTTGCAGATTCGTTGTGGTATTACCTGGGTGTTCGTTACGGCGGCCGAGTGGTCAAACTCGTGTGCCGCATGTCGCTGGAAGCCTCCACCTGTGTCAAAAAGACGGAGAGCTCCTTCAGCCGTCACGGCGCCACCACGCTTCTCTTTGCCAAGTTCATCCCCGGCTTGTCGACGGTAGCGCCGCCCATCGCCGGGCAAACAGGCATGCCGTATGCCCGGTTCCTCGCGTACGACCTCGTAGGATCGGCAATCTGGGCCTCAGCATACGTTTTCGGTGGACGTTTCTTCGGCGACTTCGCAGAGAAGCACGCCATGCTGGTTCACCTGTCCACGCGATTTGGCTTGTTGATCTTTGTGCTGGTGGTTCTTGGCTTTATCGCGCGCCGCATCTGGTCGCAGCGCCAGTTCCTGCGCGATCTGCAGAACTCGGCCATCACCGCTACCGAACTAAAAAACCTCATGACCATGGCTGAATCAGGCGATGCCCGTCAGCCGTTCATCGTTGACCTGCGTCATCCTCTGGATTACCTTCCAGACCCGCGTGTGCTGCCGGGCGCTCTCCGCATCAGCCCCACGGAGTTGGAGAAGCACTGCCACCTGCTGCCGCGCGACACGGACGTGGTGCTTTACTGCACCTGCCCGAACGACGAAACGTCCGCCACACTGGCCAAGCGTCTCCAGCGCCTCGGCGTGCACCGCGTGCGTCCGCTGCGCGGAGGCTTTGAAGGCTGGCGCGACGCCGACCTCCCATTGGTCCCATACGACGAACAGAAGCCTCGGGAAGCTGCGCCGGAACTCATCGAAGCCGCAGCCGCTGCATAG
- a CDS encoding HU family DNA-binding protein, with amino-acid sequence MIKQDLIQRVVDRTGLPRTRAEQAVEDILKGVKKALTAGDRIELRGFGVFTVKPRKTGIGRNPRTGTEVDIEPGRAVRFKPGKDLQELDKPLAAKAE; translated from the coding sequence GTGATCAAGCAGGACCTGATTCAGCGAGTCGTCGACCGTACCGGTCTACCGAGAACACGTGCCGAACAGGCAGTGGAAGACATTTTGAAGGGCGTGAAAAAAGCGCTTACCGCTGGTGACCGCATCGAACTTCGCGGTTTCGGCGTCTTCACAGTGAAACCTCGGAAAACTGGTATCGGACGTAATCCACGCACCGGAACCGAAGTGGACATTGAGCCCGGCCGCGCCGTGCGATTCAAGCCTGGCAAAGACCTGCAGGAATTGGATAAGCCACTGGCAGCTAAAGCCGAGTAG
- the priA gene encoding replication restart helicase PriA: MSFFVDVALPVPLDRSFTYRVDGEAPAIGARVLVPFSGQRLMGVILRVHSQEPEGEFEVKPVQQVLDDASLLPDDLLRLAEWIAQYYVAPLGEVLRGMLPLTAEIRRVFLYRIAEQGRRVLYEGAEKGSSRRSKLSPEEQNREYAVLNALESGNALKLAQLRSATGAGKALLEGMVRKRWLSREVEADERDARRTERVAVLVEDARLPKLNDNQMRILAELTAVGGRMPVRHLRDLPVPDSTLTTLVRRGLVVIEDEPLAFHLGGVHAEGKKHAHEHALNETQMEALASIAASLAEGSFKPHLLYGVTGSGKTAVYFAAMQRVLATGKAALLLVPEIGLTPAMAGQMYAAFGDEVALLHSQLSPDERAEQWHRIRRGEARVVVGTRSAVFAPVPSLGLIIVDEEHDSSYKQEETPRYHGRDVAVMRAKLLDIPVILGSATPSLESWNNAQTGRYTLLKMEQRVANRPLPEVELVDMRAEFQQTGAEHLFSRRLIEETQATLDRGEQAIILLNRRGYSYVVMCRSCGEKIECENCAIAMTFHKPVHGTDLHAEPGERLECHYCGFRRNVPKACPKCSSEHLYYMGAGSQQGEERLQEIFPSARIGRMDRDTVRGRGDVERLLQRLHSGEINLLVGTQMIAKGHDIHGVTTVGVVGCDHALGMPDFRAAERVFQLLTQVSGRAGRGEKPGRVLVQSYHVDHYAVRCAAAHDYEGFVRREMQFRRPFFYPPFGVLTNVLIQSQDMGEAMRWSGELGRWFNTASVPGVRMLGPAAAPVSRLKRIYRYHLLLKAQRRSDLQAGLRNMLRHAEYKGIPRNAIIVDVDAISLM, encoded by the coding sequence GTGTCTTTCTTCGTAGACGTCGCCTTGCCTGTTCCGTTAGACAGGTCTTTTACATACCGAGTCGACGGTGAGGCGCCTGCCATCGGGGCGCGCGTACTCGTACCCTTCAGCGGACAACGGCTGATGGGCGTAATTCTGCGCGTGCATTCGCAGGAACCCGAAGGTGAATTTGAGGTGAAACCGGTGCAGCAGGTGCTGGACGACGCCTCGCTCCTGCCCGACGATCTGCTGCGCCTGGCGGAATGGATCGCGCAGTATTACGTCGCTCCTTTGGGCGAGGTCCTGCGCGGCATGCTGCCCCTCACTGCGGAAATCCGTCGCGTGTTTCTCTATCGGATTGCCGAACAGGGCCGCCGAGTTCTGTATGAGGGCGCAGAAAAAGGTTCGTCGCGCCGCTCAAAGCTGTCGCCGGAGGAACAAAACCGCGAATACGCCGTACTCAACGCGCTGGAAAGCGGCAACGCACTGAAGCTTGCCCAACTTCGTTCCGCCACAGGAGCAGGGAAGGCGCTGCTGGAAGGCATGGTGCGCAAGCGTTGGCTCTCGCGAGAAGTTGAGGCCGACGAGCGTGATGCACGCCGCACCGAACGCGTCGCTGTCCTCGTGGAAGACGCGCGCCTCCCCAAACTGAATGACAACCAGATGCGCATCCTCGCGGAACTCACCGCGGTCGGCGGTCGCATGCCGGTGCGCCATCTGCGCGACCTTCCTGTGCCCGATTCCACGCTGACCACGCTCGTACGCCGAGGTCTGGTCGTCATTGAAGACGAGCCACTCGCATTCCATCTCGGCGGCGTGCATGCCGAAGGCAAAAAACACGCGCACGAACATGCCTTGAACGAAACACAGATGGAAGCCCTCGCCTCCATCGCAGCATCGCTCGCGGAAGGCAGCTTCAAGCCGCATCTGCTTTATGGAGTCACTGGCAGCGGCAAAACAGCGGTGTACTTCGCAGCCATGCAACGAGTCCTGGCCACCGGCAAAGCCGCCCTGTTGCTGGTGCCTGAGATCGGCCTCACGCCCGCCATGGCCGGGCAGATGTACGCAGCCTTCGGTGATGAAGTGGCTTTGCTGCACTCGCAGCTTTCGCCAGACGAACGCGCCGAACAGTGGCACCGCATCCGTCGAGGTGAAGCACGCGTCGTTGTCGGCACACGCTCCGCAGTCTTCGCGCCCGTGCCATCGCTCGGCCTCATCATCGTCGATGAAGAGCACGACTCCAGCTACAAGCAGGAAGAAACCCCGCGCTACCACGGTCGCGACGTGGCCGTCATGCGCGCCAAACTGCTCGACATCCCGGTCATCCTCGGTTCAGCCACACCGTCATTGGAGAGTTGGAACAACGCACAGACCGGCCGCTACACGCTGCTGAAGATGGAACAGCGCGTAGCCAACCGCCCATTGCCTGAGGTCGAACTCGTCGACATGCGCGCGGAGTTTCAGCAGACCGGCGCAGAACATCTCTTCAGCCGACGCCTCATCGAAGAAACCCAGGCCACACTCGACCGCGGCGAACAAGCCATCATCCTGCTCAACCGCCGCGGTTACAGTTACGTGGTCATGTGCCGTTCCTGCGGCGAAAAGATCGAGTGCGAAAACTGCGCCATCGCCATGACCTTCCACAAGCCGGTTCACGGCACGGACCTTCACGCTGAACCCGGCGAACGCCTCGAATGCCACTACTGCGGCTTCCGTCGTAACGTGCCCAAGGCCTGCCCCAAATGTTCCAGCGAGCACCTCTATTACATGGGCGCAGGCTCGCAGCAAGGCGAAGAGCGTTTGCAGGAAATCTTTCCCTCCGCACGCATCGGCCGCATGGATCGCGACACCGTCCGCGGACGCGGCGACGTGGAACGCCTCCTCCAACGCCTCCACTCCGGCGAGATCAACCTGCTCGTAGGCACGCAAATGATCGCCAAGGGCCATGACATCCACGGCGTCACCACCGTCGGAGTCGTAGGTTGCGACCATGCGCTCGGCATGCCGGACTTCCGCGCCGCAGAGCGTGTCTTCCAACTACTCACCCAGGTCAGCGGACGCGCCGGTCGAGGCGAAAAGCCGGGCCGCGTTCTGGTGCAGAGCTATCACGTGGACCATTACGCCGTCCGTTGCGCCGCCGCGCACGACTATGAAGGCTTCGTGCGCCGGGAAATGCAGTTCCGCCGCCCGTTCTTTTACCCGCCCTTCGGCGTCCTGACCAACGTATTGATCCAGTCGCAGGACATGGGCGAGGCGATGCGGTGGAGCGGGGAACTGGGCCGCTGGTTCAATACCGCATCCGTGCCGGGCGTAAGGATGCTCGGCCCTGCGGCAGCGCCGGTCTCACGCCTGAAGCGGATCTACCGATATCACCTGCTGCTCAAAGCGCAGAGGCGCAGCGACCTGCAGGCTGGTCTGCGCAACATGCTGCGCCACGCGGAATACAAGGGCATCCCGCGCAACGCCATCATTGTGGATGTCGATGCGATCAGTTTGATGTGA
- a CDS encoding TonB-dependent receptor, with protein sequence MRHSRSLIAAVPLACSLIASAQKPTVQTEVTVFADEEQPLVNSPSAQQKLNAKQLEAVPIFNASTGFTDILTRTTPGVAADANGFAHPLGEHADTSISLDGQPITDQMAKVFSNQIDPNIIHSLTATTGAPPAEFGDKTSLVVSVTTKSGIARKPFGTLSTTYGSFGTWSENLALGAGGQRWGEFLAIGANGSERFLDTPEFIPLHANGNGQGAFNRFDFHPNAANLLHLNLGVGRSWFQTPNSYDTAAAGQDQRSQIRNANIALGWTHIFTPYFLTNFTPFYRHDEAQYFPSANPLADATATLAQNRTLTNTGFRLEGEYIRGPHTAKVGSTYWHTLLHERFAVALTDPLYNALCVDASGNPVAASGIDSTSQCTAAGYNINSNFLPNLLAYDLTRGGSLFRFNQSADVVQAAFYMQDEIKLGNWVLSPGLRYDIYNGLSHGNQLQPRFGIGWRTPWTHTLLRGSYARLYETPYNENLIFANESSANSTGKNPFASYRSEPVRPATRNQFNAGFEQAFGNHLSVNADYYWKFTRNDFDFDTLFNTPITFSVAWRKSKIDGLAITANLHDWHGINIFSVMGHVRSRFFTPQTGGLIFNSVPSAPVFRIDHGEEFEQATDIRYEFPARLIGEHHPYISGIWRYNSGLALPDTVPTYLDALNLTADEQSQMGLHCGNNYATPTQAIRQCSAATFGATRIRIPAFGTEDDDRNPVRVTPRTLVDLTAGDDRLFRFEHVTVGARIAVLNVANKIALYNFLSTFSGTHFVPPRTVQGSLQFSF encoded by the coding sequence ATGCGTCACTCACGAAGCCTTATCGCCGCTGTTCCGCTCGCTTGTTCACTAATCGCCTCTGCCCAAAAGCCAACCGTGCAGACAGAAGTGACAGTCTTCGCGGACGAGGAGCAACCACTCGTCAACAGCCCCTCCGCGCAACAAAAACTGAATGCGAAACAGCTTGAGGCCGTGCCCATCTTCAACGCCTCCACGGGATTTACTGACATCCTCACACGCACCACACCCGGCGTGGCCGCGGACGCGAATGGTTTCGCGCACCCCCTCGGCGAACACGCGGACACCTCCATCTCGCTTGACGGCCAACCCATCACCGACCAGATGGCAAAAGTTTTCTCCAACCAGATCGACCCCAACATCATTCACAGCCTCACCGCCACAACCGGCGCCCCTCCTGCAGAGTTCGGCGACAAGACCAGCCTCGTCGTAAGTGTCACAACAAAGTCCGGCATTGCTCGCAAGCCATTCGGCACGCTCTCCACCACCTACGGAAGCTTCGGCACCTGGTCAGAAAATCTTGCATTGGGCGCAGGAGGCCAGCGCTGGGGAGAGTTCCTCGCCATCGGCGCAAATGGCTCTGAACGTTTTCTCGACACGCCAGAATTCATCCCCTTACACGCCAACGGAAATGGCCAGGGAGCCTTCAACCGTTTCGATTTCCATCCCAACGCAGCGAACCTGCTTCATCTCAACCTCGGCGTCGGACGCTCATGGTTTCAAACACCCAACAGCTACGACACCGCCGCAGCAGGGCAGGACCAACGCAGCCAGATCCGCAATGCAAACATCGCTCTCGGCTGGACACACATCTTCACGCCATACTTCCTGACCAACTTCACACCCTTCTACCGCCACGATGAAGCGCAATACTTTCCATCCGCGAATCCATTAGCTGACGCCACCGCAACACTCGCGCAGAATCGAACACTTACCAACACCGGCTTCCGCCTCGAAGGCGAATACATTCGAGGCCCCCACACAGCAAAAGTAGGCAGCACCTACTGGCACACGCTGCTGCACGAGCGCTTCGCCGTCGCCCTTACCGATCCGCTTTACAACGCACTGTGCGTTGATGCCTCTGGCAATCCCGTAGCAGCATCTGGTATCGATTCCACCAGCCAATGCACAGCCGCCGGATACAACATCAACTCCAACTTCCTGCCCAATCTCTTGGCCTATGACCTAACGCGCGGCGGTTCACTCTTCCGCTTCAACCAATCCGCAGACGTAGTGCAAGCCGCGTTCTACATGCAGGACGAAATCAAACTAGGCAACTGGGTACTCAGCCCCGGCCTGCGCTACGACATCTACAACGGCCTAAGCCACGGAAACCAACTGCAGCCACGTTTCGGCATCGGATGGCGAACACCATGGACACACACATTGCTGCGTGGCTCGTACGCGCGACTCTACGAAACGCCGTACAACGAGAACCTCATCTTCGCCAACGAAAGCTCTGCAAACAGCACCGGCAAAAATCCATTCGCGAGCTATCGCTCTGAACCCGTTCGCCCGGCAACACGCAATCAATTCAACGCAGGCTTCGAGCAGGCTTTCGGAAACCATCTCAGCGTCAACGCCGATTACTACTGGAAGTTCACGCGCAACGATTTCGATTTCGACACGCTCTTCAATACGCCCATCACCTTCAGCGTCGCGTGGCGTAAATCAAAGATCGACGGCCTTGCCATCACAGCCAATCTGCACGACTGGCACGGCATCAACATCTTCAGTGTCATGGGCCACGTCCGCTCACGATTCTTCACACCGCAGACAGGCGGCCTCATCTTCAACAGCGTGCCATCCGCACCCGTCTTCCGCATCGACCACGGCGAAGAGTTTGAACAGGCAACCGACATTCGCTACGAGTTTCCCGCGCGCCTCATCGGAGAGCATCACCCGTACATCTCCGGCATCTGGCGTTACAACAGCGGTCTCGCTCTACCGGACACAGTGCCCACGTATCTCGATGCCTTGAATCTCACCGCAGACGAACAATCGCAGATGGGCCTTCACTGCGGCAACAACTACGCCACACCAACACAGGCAATCCGACAGTGCAGCGCCGCAACCTTCGGTGCAACACGCATCCGCATTCCAGCCTTTGGCACAGAAGACGACGACAGAAATCCCGTACGCGTCACCCCGCGAACGCTAGTCGATCTCACAGCAGGCGACGACCGCCTCTTCCGCTTTGAGCACGTAACAGTAGGAGCGCGCATAGCCGTACTGAATGTTGCGAACAAGATCGCCCTGTACAACTTCCTCTCCACCTTCAGCGGCACACATTTCGTCCCGCCAAGAACCGTGCAGGGCAGCCTCCAGTTTTCTTTCTAA